In Paraburkholderia sp. PGU19, a single window of DNA contains:
- the glnQ gene encoding glutamine ABC transporter ATP-binding protein GlnQ, with translation MSMIEFKQASKRFGQYVVLHPLDLRIERGEVAVIVGPSGSGKSTLLRCINGLETISSGDLRVDDISVLGSARDVRRIRLEAGMVFQQFNLFPNLTAMQNVMFGPIRARHQTKAEARDIASALLEKVGLSQRMHHYPSQLSGGQQQRVAIARALAVQPKLMLFDEPTSALDPELRQEVLKVMQTLACEGMTMVVVTHEMGFAQRVGSRLLFMEAGRVVHDGKPVEMLSTPPGERFREFLQHVH, from the coding sequence ATGAGCATGATCGAATTCAAGCAAGCCTCGAAGCGTTTCGGCCAGTACGTCGTTCTGCATCCGCTTGACCTCAGGATCGAACGCGGTGAAGTCGCCGTCATAGTCGGCCCGTCCGGCTCCGGCAAATCGACGCTGCTTCGGTGTATCAACGGGCTCGAGACGATCAGCTCCGGCGATCTGCGCGTCGACGATATCAGCGTGCTGGGTTCGGCTCGCGACGTCCGGCGTATCAGGCTCGAAGCAGGCATGGTGTTCCAGCAGTTCAATCTGTTTCCAAACCTGACGGCGATGCAGAACGTCATGTTCGGGCCGATCCGCGCGCGCCACCAGACAAAAGCCGAGGCACGCGACATCGCGAGCGCGCTGCTGGAGAAGGTCGGCCTCTCGCAGCGGATGCATCACTATCCGTCGCAGCTTTCCGGCGGCCAGCAGCAACGTGTGGCCATCGCGCGAGCGCTTGCCGTGCAGCCCAAGCTGATGCTCTTCGATGAACCCACTTCGGCGCTCGATCCCGAGTTGCGGCAAGAAGTGCTCAAAGTCATGCAGACGCTCGCCTGCGAGGGCATGACGATGGTCGTCGTGACGCACGAAATGGGCTTCGCACAGCGCGTGGGCTCGCGCCTGCTCTTCATGGAGGCCGGCCGTGTTGTGCACGACGGCAAGCCCGTTGAGATGTTGTCCACGCCACCTGGCGAGCGCTTTCGCGAGTTCCTTCAACATGTTCATTAA
- a CDS encoding serine hydrolase: MNPSRFESDYGFRRDNVRHDNWREAPWNVWAFRHVHEIIPTARIPATSGLPEEPVVSPDALMELQFVVHGERRSVAQILRQTSTDAITVMRTGRFVADFHAPHFTLQSRHILFSASKSVAGLLAGMLVGDGCLDPEAPVAQYVPELARSAFGDARVRHVLDMRTSLAFNEDYLDPNGIYARYRRAGLLDPRREGEPVETVIDLLASLPKGAGQHGGPFHYCSPNSDVLGLVIERASGQRYADFAATRLWQPLGLRHDGCVTVDIAGTARSGGGLCMTVRDLARIGELVRLGGEINGRRLIPADWMTDTLTGGSAEAWRQGNFSSWLPNGKYRNKWYQVGNASGACFAIGIHGQWLYVDPRRETVIAKFSSQPLPTNDEVKLLNLALFEAIAAMG; this comes from the coding sequence ATGAATCCGTCACGTTTTGAAAGCGACTACGGCTTTCGCCGCGACAATGTCCGGCACGACAACTGGCGTGAAGCACCATGGAATGTCTGGGCCTTTCGCCATGTCCACGAAATCATCCCGACGGCACGAATTCCTGCCACGTCGGGCCTTCCTGAAGAACCCGTGGTCAGTCCCGACGCGCTGATGGAACTTCAGTTCGTAGTCCATGGCGAACGCCGATCGGTTGCGCAGATCCTGCGGCAGACCTCCACTGATGCGATCACCGTGATGCGAACCGGACGTTTCGTCGCCGATTTTCATGCGCCGCACTTCACGCTGCAAAGCCGCCATATCCTGTTCTCGGCGAGCAAGTCCGTCGCTGGCCTGCTTGCGGGCATGCTGGTCGGAGACGGTTGTCTGGACCCTGAAGCGCCCGTGGCGCAATACGTTCCCGAACTCGCACGCTCGGCCTTCGGCGATGCGCGCGTCAGACACGTGCTGGATATGCGGACCAGCCTCGCGTTCAACGAGGACTATCTCGATCCGAATGGTATCTATGCGCGCTACAGGCGGGCAGGGCTGCTGGACCCGCGCCGCGAAGGCGAACCGGTAGAGACCGTGATCGATCTGCTCGCCTCCCTGCCCAAAGGTGCAGGCCAGCATGGCGGCCCGTTCCATTATTGTTCGCCCAACTCGGACGTGCTCGGTCTCGTGATCGAGCGAGCCTCCGGCCAGCGCTATGCAGACTTCGCAGCGACCCGTCTGTGGCAACCGCTAGGATTGCGGCACGACGGTTGCGTCACGGTGGACATCGCCGGCACTGCACGCTCCGGCGGCGGCTTATGTATGACCGTGCGCGATCTGGCGAGGATCGGCGAGCTGGTGCGTCTGGGCGGCGAGATCAACGGGCGCCGGCTAATACCGGCGGACTGGATGACCGATACGCTCACTGGCGGCAGCGCAGAAGCATGGCGACAAGGCAATTTCTCGAGCTGGCTGCCGAACGGCAAATACCGCAACAAGTGGTATCAGGTGGGCAATGCCAGCGGCGCGTGCTTTGCGATTGGTATTCATGGCCAGTGGCTCTATGTCGATCCGCGACGCGAGACCGTGATCGCTAAATTTTCGTCGCAACCCCTACCGACTAACGACGAAGTGAAGCTGCTGAATCTCGCATTGTTCGAAGCGATTGCGGCAATGGGATGA